A window of the Ipomoea triloba cultivar NCNSP0323 chromosome 14, ASM357664v1 genome harbors these coding sequences:
- the LOC116003989 gene encoding receptor-like protein EIX2 — protein MESIKIGPHFPHWLRTQRNVVYLFMSNASISSAIPDWFEKFFWNSYALDLSKNQISGALPLKPHVEGYMRMNHLTLSNNYLSGGIPKPLCSLKDLEILALSTNQLYGEIPPCLGKLQNLKVLDLGNNNLSGNIPKSLGSLQRLSSFHLQNNELDGKLPSSMQNLTSLKILDLSENKIMDVIPSWIGEKLLSLKYLVFYRNKFYGDIPLQVCQLHDLQLLNLANNNISGYIPQCFGNFTAMAFDGNQTHLEYTAYYDNMYEDEIDEVIKGLALQYTKNLQFLRSIDLSGNHIVGKIPVEIMSLHALQNLNVSRNDLSGTIPETIGNLSKIESLDLSRNELSGPIPLSLSSLNFLSHLNLSFNNLYGRIPIGRQLQTLNDPSIYMGNAGLCGAPLPKDCPGDVPSFANQSTKTSSDDDHEFFMWFYAGLGLGFFVGFIGVLSILLFARSWSYVYFKFLKMAYNKILYYFY, from the coding sequence ATGGAATCCATCAAAATTGGTCCTCACTTTCCTCATTGGCTTCGTACTCAAAGAAATGTTGTATACCTGTTTATGTCTAATGCCAGCATCTCAAGTGCTATCCCTGATTGGTTCGAGAAATTTTTCTGGAATAGCTATGCATTAGATCTCTCTAAAAATCAGATAAGTGGAGCGCTTCCCTTGAAACCACATGTTGAAGGTTACATGCGGATGAATCATCTTACTCTTTCAAACAATTATTTGAGTGGTGGCATCCCCAAGCCGCTATGTAGTTTAAAAGATTTAGAGATTCTTGCTCTATCTACAAATCAGTTATATGGAGAAATACCTCCATGCTTAGGAAAATTACAAAACTTGAAAGTTCTTGACTTGGGGAATAACAATCTAAGTGGCAACATTCCAAAATCATTGGGATCTCTACAAAGATTATCCTCTTTCCACTTGCAGAATAATGAACTTGATGGGAAACTCCCATCAAGCATGCAGAATTTAACTAGTCTGAAAATCTTGGATTtgagtgaaaataaaattatggatGTTATCCCTTCATGGATTGGGGAAAAATTATTGAGTTTGAAATATCTTGTCTTTTATAGAAATAAGTTCTATGGGGATATTCCATTGCAAGTATGTCAACTGCATGATCTTCAATTGTTAAATTTGGCAAATAACAACATATCAGGATACATCCCACAGTGTTTTGGAAACTTTACTGCAATGGCTTTTGATGGCAACCAGACACACCTTGAGTACACCGCATATTATGATAACATGTATGAAGATGAAATTGATGAAGTCATAAAAGGATTAGCATTGCAGTACACTAAAAACCTTCAATTCCTAAGATCTATAGATCTTTCAGGGAATCATATTGTTGGAAAGATCCCCGTTGAGATAATGAGTTTGCATGCATTGCAGAACTTGAATGTTTCTAGAAATGATCTGAGTGGAACAATCCCGGAGACAATTGGCAATTTGAGCAAAATTGAATCACTTGATTTATCAAGAAATGAACTCTCTGGTCCTATTCCACTAAGCTTGTCatctttgaattttttgagCCACTTGAACTTATCATTCAACAATTTATATGGAAGGATACCAATAGGACGTCAACTTCAAACCCTCAATGATCCATCCATTTACATGGGCAATGCGGGACTTTGTGGTGCCCCACTTCCAAAGGATTGTCCGGGTGATGTACCATCTTTTGCTAATCAATCTACAAAAACCAGTAGTGATGATGACCATGAGTTTTTCATGTGGTTCTATGCTGGTTTGGGGCTTGGTTTCTTTGTTGGATTCATTGGAGTATTAAGCATTCTACTGTTCGCAAGATCTTGGAGCTATGTGTActtcaaatttttaaagatgGCTTACAACAAAATactctattatttttattaa
- the LOC116003990 gene encoding receptor-like protein EIX2, which translates to MKHTKHNIMLVLIFLLLICKFEYCYSNDAASCVEGERIALHQFKESLIDISNRLSSWNGFDCCEWEGISCSSTTGHVLKLDLHNPTPYPDDIENYYDRLPSNYSSNILGGEINYSLINLTHLNYLDLSLNNFSGIRIPEFFGSFKNLRYLNISSSGFVGNIPTHLGNLSSLEYLHLGGAVDGAISNDLATDNLDWLTSLSSLKSLDMSKILIQHSEDWLCTINKLLFLSSLNLANCFISTTSPLSHVNSTSLISLDLSFNSLDSAYFPCLSNLTRLEHLKLSHNSLNSSMLEIFEPLASLKVLDLSVNTFTGTLVPLCKFHKLIFMDLNSNNFQGSIPNCLGNLTSLTSLLLSDNSFTGSIPNTIGSLCRLQVFDFSMNKLTDFIAVLSDCL; encoded by the coding sequence ATGAAACATACCAAGCATAATATTATGCTAGTGCTTATTTTTCTTCTGCTCATTTGCAAATTTGAGTATTGTTACTCAAATGATGCTGCTAGTTGCGTTGAAGGGGAACGAATTGCTCTTCACCAATTCAAGGAAAGCTTAATTGATATATCAAACCGTCTCTCTTCATGGAACGGTTTTGATTGTTGTGAATGGGAGGGAATTTCTTGTAGCTCAACAACTGGCCATGTCCTAAAGCTTGATTTGCATAACCCAACTCCATATCCTGATGATATTGAAAACTATTATGATAGATTGCCATCAAACTATAGCAGCAACATCTTGGGAGGTGAGATCAATTATTCTCTTATCAACTTAACACATTTGAATTACCTTGATCTAagcctcaacaatttttctggGATCCGAATTCCTGAATTCTTTGGATCTTTCAAAAACTTGAGGTATCTTAACATCTCAAGCTCTGGTTTTGTGGGAAATATTCCCACTCATCTTGGAAATCTTTCAAGCTTAGAGTATCTCCACCTTGGAGGAGCTGTGGATGGAGCTATATCTAATGATTTGGCTACAGATAACTTAGACTGGTTGACTAGTCTTTCTTCCCTAAAAAGCCTTGACATGTCTAAGATTTTAATTCAGCATAGTGAAGATTGGTTATGCACCATCAACAAGCTTCTGTTTTTATCTTCTTTAAACTTGGCTAATTGTTTCATTAGCACGACTAGTCCTCTTTCACATGTTAACTCCACCTCTCTCATCTCCCTTGATCTCAGTTTCAATAGTTTAGATTCTGCATACTTTCCATGTTTGTCGAATCTCACAAGACTAGAGCATTTGAAACTAAGCCACAACTCTCTTAATTCTAGCATGCTAGAAATCTTTGAGCCCTTAGCCTCTCTAAAAGTCCTTGACCTTTCTGTAAATACCTTTACAGGCACACTAGTTCCGTTGTGTAAGTTTCACAAATTGATTTTCATGGATCTTAATTCTAACAACTTTCAAGGTTCAATTCCCAATTGTCTTGGAAACTTGACTTCTTTAACCTCTCTTCTCTTAAGTGATAATAGCTTTACAGGTTCAATTCCAAATACCATTGGTAGTCTTTGTAGATTGCAAGTGTTTGATTTCTCCATGAATAAATTGACGGACTTCATTGCAGTTCTTTCTGATTGTCTATAA